The following proteins are co-located in the Leptospira weilii genome:
- the sucD gene encoding succinate--CoA ligase subunit alpha — protein MAVLVDENTKVVVQGITGKEGSFHATQMLAYGTKVVAGVTPGKGGSKWEDKVPVFNTIQDSIKNEGVNAAVIFVPPAFAADAIIEGILAELPLVICITEGIPTHDMLKVYSILRNSKTKLVGPNCPGVITPRAKQKLGIMPGFIHSPGSVGIVSRSGTLTYESVAQITKQGLGQSTCIGIGGDPVPGMNHTEAIKLLNEDPETKGIVMIGEIGGTSEEEAAEYVKNHVKKPVVGFIAGQTAPPGKRMGHAGAIISGGLGTATSKMKAMQEAGIQVCQSIAEVGEKMKKALG, from the coding sequence ATGGCAGTATTAGTAGACGAAAACACAAAAGTCGTAGTGCAAGGGATCACCGGTAAGGAAGGATCTTTCCACGCGACACAAATGCTCGCGTACGGCACAAAAGTTGTAGCCGGAGTGACTCCCGGAAAAGGCGGATCAAAGTGGGAAGATAAGGTTCCCGTTTTCAACACGATCCAGGATTCAATTAAAAACGAAGGCGTAAACGCGGCGGTCATTTTTGTTCCTCCCGCATTCGCAGCCGACGCGATCATCGAAGGAATTCTCGCGGAACTTCCGCTCGTAATCTGCATCACCGAAGGAATTCCAACCCACGATATGCTGAAAGTTTACAGCATATTACGAAATTCTAAAACAAAACTCGTGGGACCGAACTGCCCCGGAGTGATTACTCCTCGCGCGAAACAAAAACTCGGAATTATGCCGGGCTTTATCCATAGCCCCGGTTCCGTGGGAATCGTTTCCCGTTCCGGAACCTTGACGTACGAATCGGTGGCTCAGATCACAAAACAAGGTCTGGGACAATCCACTTGTATCGGAATCGGAGGAGACCCGGTTCCCGGTATGAACCACACCGAAGCGATCAAATTGTTAAACGAAGACCCGGAAACGAAAGGAATCGTGATGATCGGAGAAATCGGCGGAACTTCGGAAGAAGAAGCGGCAGAATACGTCAAAAATCATGTAAAAAAACCGGTAGTCGGCTTTATCGCCGGTCAAACCGCGCCTCCCGGCAAAAGAATGGGACACGCTGGCGCTATCATCAGCGGCGGCTTAGGAACGGCAACCTCCAAAATGAAAGCGATGCAGGAAGCGGGCATTCAAGTTTGCCAATCCATCGCGGAAGTTGGAGAAAAAATGAAAAAGGCCCTGGGATAA
- the sucC gene encoding ADP-forming succinate--CoA ligase subunit beta: protein MKIHEYQAKEILRRHKANVPFGVVIDKKENASKAHDEVTSKTGGSVVVVKAQIHAGGRGKGGGVKVTKTKEDAIAAVDKILGMQLITPQTGPEGKKVLKVYLEQGIDIAKEYYLSILLDRSIRKTIIMASTEGGMEIEEVAETHPEKILKIAVDPGIGLQVNQARQLAFDLGLPAESHKSFQSLLAAIYEAYIKEDASLLEINPLILTKQNEIVAGDCKIDLDENALYRHADNAAFRDVTEEDPLEVQASEFNLNYVKLDGNIGCMVNGAGLAMATMDIVKLAGAEPANFLDVGGGANKTTVTNGFKIILGDPNVKGIFVNIFGGIVRCDMVAEGIIEAAKAVDLKVPLVVRLQGTNSELGREVLNKSGLKITGVDDLREAASTIAKLIQ from the coding sequence ATGAAAATTCACGAGTATCAGGCAAAAGAAATCCTGAGAAGGCACAAAGCCAACGTTCCATTTGGTGTCGTAATCGATAAAAAAGAAAACGCATCCAAAGCCCATGACGAAGTTACCTCCAAAACGGGCGGTTCCGTCGTAGTCGTAAAAGCGCAAATTCACGCCGGAGGACGTGGAAAAGGCGGTGGTGTTAAAGTAACCAAAACCAAAGAAGACGCCATCGCAGCCGTGGACAAAATTCTCGGAATGCAGCTCATCACTCCCCAAACCGGACCCGAAGGAAAAAAAGTCCTGAAAGTATATCTGGAACAAGGAATTGATATCGCAAAGGAATATTATTTAAGTATCCTGCTGGATCGTTCCATCCGCAAAACTATCATTATGGCTTCCACGGAAGGCGGGATGGAAATCGAAGAAGTCGCGGAAACTCATCCGGAAAAGATTTTAAAAATCGCGGTGGATCCTGGAATCGGACTTCAAGTGAACCAAGCGAGACAACTCGCTTTCGACCTCGGACTTCCTGCGGAATCCCACAAATCGTTTCAAAGCCTTCTCGCGGCGATCTACGAAGCGTATATCAAAGAAGACGCTTCTCTTTTGGAAATCAATCCTCTCATTCTCACCAAACAGAATGAAATTGTCGCGGGAGATTGCAAGATCGACCTCGACGAAAACGCACTCTACCGTCACGCGGACAACGCTGCTTTCAGAGACGTCACCGAAGAGGATCCTCTCGAAGTTCAGGCTTCCGAGTTCAACCTCAACTACGTCAAGTTAGACGGAAACATCGGTTGTATGGTAAACGGAGCGGGACTCGCGATGGCGACCATGGACATCGTAAAACTCGCGGGCGCGGAACCCGCGAACTTTTTGGACGTAGGCGGCGGAGCGAACAAAACCACCGTAACCAACGGATTCAAAATCATCCTCGGCGATCCGAACGTAAAAGGAATCTTCGTAAACATCTTCGGCGGGATCGTTCGTTGCGATATGGTCGCGGAAGGAATTATCGAAGCGGCTAAGGCCGTGGATTTGAAAGTTCCTCTCGTGGTTCGTCTCCAAGGAACCAACTCGGAACTCGGAAGAGAAGTCCTCAACAAAAGCGGACTGAAAATCACCGGAGTCGACGATCTCCGAGAAGCGGCAAGCACCATTGCCAAACTCATTCAATAA